The window AGCAGGAAACTCCGTGCAATACGTATGTCCTCTTTTACGGCAAACAGTGCATGTTCATTGGCCCTGATCTCAGGATTGCCCTTCAAAGCCTGCTGCAGGGCATCGTGAAGGGAAATAACCTTCCCCTCTGCAAAAGCCTCTGTATATAATCCCAGGAGAAGAACAGCAATTATCCATATCCATTTTCTGCTCATGCGCATTTCAGTCCTTCCTCCACGATTCATTTGCTGACCTCTTTGGCTTTCTCTGCATGAATTCCTTCAGCGTCTTCATATCGCATTTCCCGGCCTTCTTCTGAAATTCCTCGCAGTCTTTCAGGGAATGGAGATCACCCGAGAACGTTTCATCAGCTCCGGTCAACTCCTGCAGCAGCTCTATCACTTTCTTTTGGGACTGATGCATCTCCTTATTCAGCGAATAAAAGACCAGTTTGCCGTCTTTGCGTTCTTTCAAAAGACCGGCACTGTTCAGCATGGCGAGGTTATGCGACACAAGGGGCTGGGCTATGCCGAGAACACCCATGATCTGGCAGACGCAGAGTTCTTTGCGCGCCATGAGCATCAGGATCCTCAGCCGGGTCTCGTCAGAAAGGAGCTTCAGAAATTTTGCCGTGCTTAACATATGTATAGTTAAACATACGTTAATATGATTGTCAAGCGATTTATTGACCTTGCAACTGTTGAATTGCAATGCTGAGGGTAATTTGCGAGCAGCTATGTTTTTACGAAAAAACTGAGGGGTTCAGGGGCATGGACGTAATCATGCATAATTCAGCAGGCAAACTTCACCGCAGCCTCACTTCCTCACCCAGTCGGCTGGTCGAGATGGCCCTCGCGGATCACCTTGTATTCTCCGGTAGAAATACTGAGGTTGTATACACTGAAGTTCGTCCGGATATCAAAGCCCTCATAATGCACTGCAAGGTTAATGGCGGCAGAGCCCTCGCTGCCTGACTGGATGCGGTGGAATACATTGCGCGGCCATGAAATTACTGCGCCGCCCACATAGATCACCTGCCCGTTCTTCATGACCTGATGAGGCGTTACGGTGAACTGCTCTATCCTGCCATGCTTCGGCGTATAGATCTCCATATGCCGCGTTCCAGAGAGCACAATCAGGTTGTCGTCCTGAAAGGGGTGCATGTACCATGGCCGTTCAACAGGACCGACCGGACCGGGAGAGACCGCATTGCCTTCGTGGATCACACGGTCCATGGCATCGATACGGGGAAGAAGGCCGATCGGAACAAAGTCAAAGGTCACGCTCTGCGTCTTCCGAAAAATCTTAAGGGGCATGATTCTATACAGTCCCGGAACTTCTTCGATAATAGTATCTACCGTCATGACACGTTACCTCCCTATGCAAGTCTATGCCACTATTGTATCACCTCCCGCCAGCTAATGGATTATATGCGCGTCGCAAGAGAGCCAAAGCCCTGCCTTT of the Nitrospirota bacterium genome contains:
- a CDS encoding winged helix-turn-helix transcriptional regulator; this translates as MLSTAKFLKLLSDETRLRILMLMARKELCVCQIMGVLGIAQPLVSHNLAMLNSAGLLKERKDGKLVFYSLNKEMHQSQKKVIELLQELTGADETFSGDLHSLKDCEEFQKKAGKCDMKTLKEFMQRKPKRSANESWRKD